A region from the Ciconia boyciana chromosome 1, ASM3463844v1, whole genome shotgun sequence genome encodes:
- the NRIP1 gene encoding nuclear receptor-interacting protein 1 gives MTHGEELGSEMHQDSVVLTYLEGLLMHQAAGGSGTAVDKKSTGHSGEDQNFKISGNIFPSCQSNGPVLNTNTYQGSGMLHLKKARLLQSSEDWNAAKRRRLSDSIVDLDGKKEALLAGMVENVPKGKQDSTLLASLLQSFSSRLQSVALSQQIRQSLKEQGYSLSHDSLQVEKDLRCYGVASSHLKTLLKKSKAKDQKLDNSLPDITKNLPKERFIESPHAVQSGPKVINEPLSCAARLQAVASMVEKRSSPAASPKPSVACSQLALLLSSEAHLQQYSREHALKAQNANQIASERLAAMARLQESAQKDIGQFGLAKGMTSHLNGQTGSSTKTVSSKSNMAPFQSSVGIMHSPPKNVGYKSTSERSNLKTSPSNSLLLHLLKSQNTTKHVKGHEQSERGSIFEDSSTPTTVDEYSDNNPSFTEDDSSDDESSHSNCLPIDLSFKQRTDKPDAGPPASLDNLTQSLLHNWDPKVSCPENKEDKDTPKASKLNPHQKVTLLQLLLGHKSEEKGDKSNDPQGPHSAADVAKFTVQTGKRTPVTDSPSANRMTPLSTPPLLASAKADSPINLSHQSLAIKRSSPPYACSIQPDRLVNPASKHLIDLSKSKEIQGAKLSRNDSPQNSSAFSASKLLQNLAQCGMQTSMSSEEQRASKQLLAGSADKPVGLIDRLNSPLLTNKLSTHEENNKIFSCQPAPAEQGLPGSEIENLLERRTVLQLLLGTPNKGKSEKKERMLLRDESSQEQTDKALNEQILTVKIKTEPSEESNVPYNSNAQQVRECKGNKFQGFVHSLQRNTAASPASEELKSEPLSPQDFSFSKNGLLSRLLRQNQDSYPADELDRSHRNNELTHLESKSLCTVPKKRKLHAEPLESPLKKMKSNVSDAANNHTSPTETLYGPLLNQQELKFSRSDAEFKYAVSHGSNNESENRSWSRDSKGFNVLKQLLLSENCERDLSQHRNNILMEGKKKGNKTSATINKPEFSISSVNALMGSPVQQNSCVDHRTFQYPVAVKSPASSPFPEHLGSTVSRLESDQFSVCPMPSEKGPIRWVITGMDKNDYEKDSPRLTKTNPILYYMLQKGGNSVSSQEAHDKEIWNEPSFTDSSTRVTIKEELTSDAELKTPFSNFRSPYNSHMGSKTSHQHGVNGEVHGLLEKVLTIKKEPE, from the coding sequence ATGACTCATGGAGAAGAGCTTGGCTCTGAGATGCACCAGGATTCTGTTGTTCTAACTTACCTAGAGGGATTACTAATGCATCAAGCAGCAGGAGGCTCAGGTACTGCAGTTGACAAAAAGTCTACTGGGCATAGTGGAGAGGATCAAAACTTTAAGATTTCTGGAAATATATTTCCCAGCTGTCAAAGTAATGGTCCAGTTCTTAACACAAATACATATCAGGGATCTGGCATGCTGCACCTCAAAAAAGCAAGACTGTTGCAGTCTTCTGAAGACTGGAATGCAGCAAAGAGAAGGCGGTTGTCTGATTCCATTGTGGATTTagatggaaaaaaggaagcctTGTTAGCTGGCATGGTTGAAAATGTGCCTAAAGGCAAACAGGATAGCACATTACTTGCCTCTTTGCTTCAGTCATTCAGCTCTAGGCTGCAGAGTGTTGCTCTGTCACAGCAGATTAGGCAGAGCCTTAAGGAGCAAGGGTATTCCCTTAGCCATGATTCTTTACAAGTGGAGAAAGATTTAAGGTGCTATGGTGTTGCATCCAGTCACCTGAAGACTCTACTGaagaagagcaaagcaaaagatCAGAAGTTGGACAACAGCCTGCCTGATATAACAAAGAACCTGCCCAAAGAGAGGTTTATAGAATCTCCTCATGCGGTACAGAGCGGACCTAAAGTGATAAATGAGCCACTGTCATGTGCTGCACGACTACAAGCTGTTGCAAGCATGGTAGAGAAACGATCTAGTCCTGCTGCTTCACCGAAGCCCAGCGTAGCATGCAGCCAGCTAGCTTTACTCCTTTCAAGTGAAGCACACTTGCAGCAGTACTCCAGGGAACATgctttaaaagcacaaaatgcaAATCAAATAGCAAGTGAGAGACTTGCAGCTATGGCCAGGTTACAAGAAAGCGCTCAGAAAGATATTGGCCAATTCGGTTTAGCAAAAGGAATGACAAGCCATCTCAATGGTCAAACAGGATCATCAACCAAAACAGTATCTAGCAAAAGCAATATGGCACCATTTCAGAGTTCAGTGGGAATCATGCATTCGCCTCCCAAAAACGTGGGATACAAAAGTACTTCAGAAAGGAGTAACCTGAAAACCTCTCCCAGCAACAGTTTGCTCTTGCATCTACTGAAAAGCCAGAATACCACCAAACATGTAAAAGGGCACGAACAGAGTGAGAGAGGCAGCATTTTTGAAGACAGCAGCACGCCAACAACTGTTGATGAGTATTCAGACAACAATCCTAGTTTTACAGAAGATGACAGCAGTGATGATGAAAGCTCCCATTCTAACTGTCTTCCTATAGACCTATCCTTTAAACAGAGGACAGATAAACCAGATGCAGGTCCACCTGCATCACTGGATAACCTGACTCAGTCCTTGCTTCATAACTGGGATCCAAAAGTTTCCTGTCCAGAGAACAAGGAAGACAAAGACACTCCGAAAGCTTCTAAGCTGAATCCCCATCAGAAAGTAACGCTACTTCAGCTGTTACTTGGGCATAAGAGTGAAGAAAAAGGTGACAAGAGTAATGACCCTCAGGGACCACACAGTGCAGCTGATGTGGCAAAATTCACTGTACAGACTGGTAAAAGGACTCCTGTTACTGATAGTCCCAGTGCAAATCGAATGACTCCGTTAAGCACTCCACCTTTGCTggcttctgcaaaagcagactCTCCTATAAATCTCTCTCACCAGTCGTTAGCCATCAAGCGTAGCTCGCCACCATATGCTTGCAGCATCCAGCCGGACAGGCTGGTGAATCCCGCATCTAAACATTTGATAGACctttctaaaagcaaagaaattcaaGGAGCCAAGCTGAGCAGAAACGATAGTCCCCAGAACTCTTCAGCTTTCAGTGCCAGCAAGCTGTTGCAGAACCTCGCTCAGTGCGGCATGCAGACTTCCATGTCAAGTGAAGAACAAAGAGCTAGCAAACAGCTGCTAGCAGGGAGCGCAGATAAACCTGTTGGCTTGATTGATAGATTGAACAGCCCTCTGCTTACGAATAAATTGAGTACgcatgaagaaaataacaaaatcttCAGTTGTCAGCCTGCACCCGCTGAACAAGGACTTCCAGGTTCGGAAATAGAAAATCTCCTTGAAAGGCGCACTGtccttcagctgcttctgggAACTCCCAATAAAggtaaaagtgaaaagaaagagaggatgcTTTTAAGAGATGAAAGTTCTCAGGAACAGACAGATAAGGCTTTGAATGAGCAAATATTGACggtgaaaataaaaactgaaccATCTGAAGAATCAAATGTTCCTTATAATTCAAATGCACAACAAGTAAGAGAGTGCAAGGGTAACAAATTTCAAGGATTTGTTCATTCACTGCAGAGAAacacagctgcttctccagcatCCGAGGAGTTGAAATCTGAGCCTCTTTCACCTCAAgacttctctttttccaaaaaCGGCCTGCTAAGTAGGTTGCTGAGACAGAATCAAGACAGTTACCCAGCAGATGAGCTGGACAGAAGTCACCGAAACAATGAGCTGACACACCTTGAATCAAAGAGTCTTTGCACAGTACCGAAGAAGAGGAAGCTTCATGCTGAGCCATTGGAAAGTCcattaaaaaagatgaaaagtaaTGTGTCTGATGCTGCAAACAATCACACTTCTCCTACCGAGACGCTGTACGGGCCTTTGCTTAACCAGCAAGAACTGAAATTCAGCAGAAGTGATGCTGAATTTAAATATGCTGTAAGTCATGGTTCAAATAATGAAAGTGAAAACAGGAGTTGGTCTAGGGATAGTAAAGGCTTTAATGTGTTGAAACAGCTGCTTCTCTCAGAAAACTGTGAGAGAGATCTGTCACAACATAGGAATAACATACTAATGGAgggcaagaaaaaaggaaacaaaaccagtgcAACAATTAATAAACCTGaattcagcatttcttcagtAAATGCATTAATGGGAAGCCCTGTGCAACAGAACAGTTGTGTAGATCACAGAACATTTCAGTATCCTGTAGCAGTAAAAAGTCCTGCCAGTTCCCCCTTCCCTGAACATTTGGGGAGTACAGTATCTAGACTTGAGTCCGACCAGTTTAGCGTGTGTCCCATGCCCAGTGAAAAAGGGCCCATCAGATGGGTGATCACAGGTATGGACAAGAATGATTACGAAAAAGACTCTCCGAGACTGACCAAAACCAATCCAATATTGTACTACATGTTACAGAAAGGCGGCAACTCTGTTAGTAGCCAAGAAGCACATGACAAAGAAATCTGGAATGAACCTTCATTTACTGATAGTTCAACTCGTGTTACGATCAAAGAGGAGTTGACGTCTGATGCAGAGCTTAAAACTCCTTTTAGTAACTTTAGAAGCCCTTACAACAGCCATATGGGGAGTAAGACCTCTCATCAGCATGGTGTGAATGGAGAAGTGCATGGACTTCTGGAAAAAGTGCTAACAATCAAAAAAGAGCCAGAATAA